The Daphnia pulex isolate KAP4 chromosome 3, ASM2113471v1 genome includes a region encoding these proteins:
- the LOC124191177 gene encoding late secretory pathway protein AVL9 homolog isoform X3, with protein MEEQVTDQEEKKKEETSTIAREFSRDAPPILHLLVVGFHHKKGCQVEYSYPPLCPNSPSESHECPEMWKNLPSLAMPDGSHNFVEDTVYFHLPSMAHPGKTVYGVSSYRQIEAKMLSKKTADITRSTVQKAVCVLSNLPLYGHIQVKMGLITEAYFREGDFTQFMLLHDAYNNLNMCLNPDLLNSTQAIIGLPLREMLERFGHKVVQLFKLILLQKRVLFFHSPVRPLSTSILAMLALFPGVVESGLDNCTALASQPELIIAETLEIPKQFIPPPDEEPADTPTVDATDDSKVSRESSFEDLRAPTAQEMENEKSGRISPSIVAGLPNEDCGLPLQLFGNGYLCHPYLSLSYLDLLSEPNIRGYIVGATNVLFKQKKTLFDAIIELETGRIDITDPELRRQLELTKEDMRFADHIVRLVVQDRTSNTFLDGVGWEGGDEWLRAEFKTYLLFMLRTSLMDDGCKYLDEFNPAFIQAWKATSNYAKWLETPHPAVLELHPGHMFSGQLSISDVKLKISQITQTMQNTEKGRKISNAAASTSRAVANTSKVVGGAISQAKGAFSSWWSTFHQQPTEATEEAEEALGPNGMRMSDIDLTE; from the exons ATGGAAGAACAAGTAACAgatcaagaagagaaaaagaaagaggagacaAGTACAATAGCTCGGGAATTCAGTCGAGATGCTCCTCCAATATTGCACCTTCTCGTCGTTGGATTTCATCACAAAAAAGGGTGTCAAGTTGAGTATTCATACCCTCCTCTTTGCCCTAACTCTCCTTCCGAATCTCATGAATGTCCGGAAATGTGGAAAAATTTGCCTTCCTTGGCGATGCCAGATGGCTCACATAATTTTGTTGAGGATACCGTCTATTTCCACCTCCCATCAATGGCACATCCAGGCAAAACAGTTTATGGTGTTTCCTCTTATCGCCAAATTGAGGCAAAG ATGCTCTCTAAAAAAACTGCCGACATAACCAGAAGCACTGTCCAGAAAGCTGTATGTGTTCTTTCGAACCTTCCTTTATATGGTCATATCCAAGTAAAAATGGGATTGATCACTGAAGCTTATTTCCGTGAGGGGGATTTTACTCAGTTCATGTTGCTCCATGATGCTTACAACAATCTCAACATGTGTCTAAACCCGGACTTGTTAAATTCTACTCAGGCTATCATTG GGCTACCACTACGTGAGATGCTAGAGAGATTCGGTCACAAAGTAGTCCAACTATTTAAGCTGATTCTACTGCAAAAGCgagttctcttttttcattcaccAGTCCGACCTTTGTCTACATCTATTCTGGCGATGCTTGCACTTTTCCCTGGAGTGGTCGAATCGGGTCTGGATAATTGCACCGCCTTAGCTAGTCAGCCGGAATTAATCATCGCCGAGACGTTGGAAATTCCCAAACAATTCATTCCTCCACCAGATGAGGAACCCGCCG ATACTCCCACGGTTGACGCTACTGATGATAGCAAAGTAAGCCGGGAAAGTAGCTTTGAAGATCTTCGAGCCCCCACTGCTcaagaaatggaaaacgaG AAATCAGGACGCATTTCTCCCTCTATCGTCGCCGGCCTGCCTAATGAAGACTGTGGATTGCCTCTTCAACTCTTTGGAAAt GGTTATTTGTGTCATCCGTATCTGTCACTTTCATATTTAGACCTCTTGAGCGAGCCTAACATCCGCGGTTACATTGTTGGCGCTACTAATGTGCTATtcaagcagaaaaaaactctttttgaTGCCATCATCGAG TTGGAGACTGGCCGCATCGACATCACCGATCCGGAACTACGTCGTCAACTTGAGTTGACTAAAGAAGACATGCGATTTGCAGATCACATAGTCCGTCTCGTTGTCCAGGATCGAACCAGCAATACCTTTTTGGACGGCGTTGGATGGGAAGGTGGCGACGAGTGGCTGCGGGCTGAGTTTAAGActtatcttctttttatgcTGAGAACATCCTTGATGGACG ATGGATGCAAGTATTTGGATGAATTCAATCCCGCTTTTATCCAAGCATGGAAAGCCACGAGTAACTACGCGAAATGGCTCGAAACTCCACATCCTGCTGTCTTGGAACTCCATCCTGGTCATATGTTCTCCGGCCAGCTATCAATATCGGATGTCAAGCTTAAAATATCTCAAATCACTCA AACGATGCAGAATACGGAAAAGGGGCGGAAGATATCCAATGCGGCCGCTAGCACAAGTCGAGCAGTAGCCAACACCAGTAAAGTTGTTG GAGGGGCTATTTCGCAAGCTAAAGGAGCGTTTTCAAGCTGGTGGAGTACATTTCATCAACAACCGACCGAAGCAACTGAAGAAGCTGAGGAAGCATTAGGACCGAATGGAATGCGAATGTCCGACATTGATCTGACTGAGTGA
- the LOC124191177 gene encoding late secretory pathway protein AVL9 homolog isoform X2 — protein sequence MEEQVTDQEEKKKEETSTIAREFSRDAPPILHLLVVGFHHKKGCQVEYSYPPLCPNSPSESHECPEMWKNLPSLAMPDGSHNFVEDTVYFHLPSMAHPGKTVYGVSSYRQIEAKMLSKKTADITRSTVQKAVCVLSNLPLYGHIQVKMGLITEAYFREGDFTQFMLLHDAYNNLNMCLNPDLLNSTQAIIGLPLREMLERFGHKVVQLFKLILLQKRVLFFHSPVRPLSTSILAMLALFPGVVESGLDNCTALASQPELIIAETLEIPKQFIPPPDEEPADKLAGSTKSADTPTVDATDDSKVSRESSFEDLRAPTAQEMENEKSGRISPSIVAGLPNEDCGLPLQLFGNGYLCHPYLSLSYLDLLSEPNIRGYIVGATNVLFKQKKTLFDAIIELETGRIDITDPELRRQLELTKEDMRFADHIVRLVVQDRTSNTFLDGVGWEGGDEWLRAEFKTYLLFMLRTSLMDDGCKYLDEFNPAFIQAWKATSNYAKWLETPHPAVLELHPGHMFSGQLSISDVKLKISQITQTMQNTEKGRKISNAAASTSRAVANTSKVVGGAISQAKGAFSSWWSTFHQQPTEATEEAEEALGPNGMRMSDIDLTE from the exons ATGGAAGAACAAGTAACAgatcaagaagagaaaaagaaagaggagacaAGTACAATAGCTCGGGAATTCAGTCGAGATGCTCCTCCAATATTGCACCTTCTCGTCGTTGGATTTCATCACAAAAAAGGGTGTCAAGTTGAGTATTCATACCCTCCTCTTTGCCCTAACTCTCCTTCCGAATCTCATGAATGTCCGGAAATGTGGAAAAATTTGCCTTCCTTGGCGATGCCAGATGGCTCACATAATTTTGTTGAGGATACCGTCTATTTCCACCTCCCATCAATGGCACATCCAGGCAAAACAGTTTATGGTGTTTCCTCTTATCGCCAAATTGAGGCAAAG ATGCTCTCTAAAAAAACTGCCGACATAACCAGAAGCACTGTCCAGAAAGCTGTATGTGTTCTTTCGAACCTTCCTTTATATGGTCATATCCAAGTAAAAATGGGATTGATCACTGAAGCTTATTTCCGTGAGGGGGATTTTACTCAGTTCATGTTGCTCCATGATGCTTACAACAATCTCAACATGTGTCTAAACCCGGACTTGTTAAATTCTACTCAGGCTATCATTG GGCTACCACTACGTGAGATGCTAGAGAGATTCGGTCACAAAGTAGTCCAACTATTTAAGCTGATTCTACTGCAAAAGCgagttctcttttttcattcaccAGTCCGACCTTTGTCTACATCTATTCTGGCGATGCTTGCACTTTTCCCTGGAGTGGTCGAATCGGGTCTGGATAATTGCACCGCCTTAGCTAGTCAGCCGGAATTAATCATCGCCGAGACGTTGGAAATTCCCAAACAATTCATTCCTCCACCAGATGAGGAACCCGCCG ATAAATTAGCTGGAAGTACTAAATCCGCAGATACTCCCACGGTTGACGCTACTGATGATAGCAAAGTAAGCCGGGAAAGTAGCTTTGAAGATCTTCGAGCCCCCACTGCTcaagaaatggaaaacgaG AAATCAGGACGCATTTCTCCCTCTATCGTCGCCGGCCTGCCTAATGAAGACTGTGGATTGCCTCTTCAACTCTTTGGAAAt GGTTATTTGTGTCATCCGTATCTGTCACTTTCATATTTAGACCTCTTGAGCGAGCCTAACATCCGCGGTTACATTGTTGGCGCTACTAATGTGCTATtcaagcagaaaaaaactctttttgaTGCCATCATCGAG TTGGAGACTGGCCGCATCGACATCACCGATCCGGAACTACGTCGTCAACTTGAGTTGACTAAAGAAGACATGCGATTTGCAGATCACATAGTCCGTCTCGTTGTCCAGGATCGAACCAGCAATACCTTTTTGGACGGCGTTGGATGGGAAGGTGGCGACGAGTGGCTGCGGGCTGAGTTTAAGActtatcttctttttatgcTGAGAACATCCTTGATGGACG ATGGATGCAAGTATTTGGATGAATTCAATCCCGCTTTTATCCAAGCATGGAAAGCCACGAGTAACTACGCGAAATGGCTCGAAACTCCACATCCTGCTGTCTTGGAACTCCATCCTGGTCATATGTTCTCCGGCCAGCTATCAATATCGGATGTCAAGCTTAAAATATCTCAAATCACTCA AACGATGCAGAATACGGAAAAGGGGCGGAAGATATCCAATGCGGCCGCTAGCACAAGTCGAGCAGTAGCCAACACCAGTAAAGTTGTTG GAGGGGCTATTTCGCAAGCTAAAGGAGCGTTTTCAAGCTGGTGGAGTACATTTCATCAACAACCGACCGAAGCAACTGAAGAAGCTGAGGAAGCATTAGGACCGAATGGAATGCGAATGTCCGACATTGATCTGACTGAGTGA
- the LOC124191177 gene encoding late secretory pathway protein AVL9 homolog isoform X1: MEEQVTDQEEKKKEETSTIAREFSRDAPPILHLLVVGFHHKKGCQVEYSYPPLCPNSPSESHECPEMWKNLPSLAMPDGSHNFVEDTVYFHLPSMAHPGKTVYGVSSYRQIEAKMLSKKTADITRSTVQKAVCVLSNLPLYGHIQVKMGLITEAYFREGDFTQFMLLHDAYNNLNMCLNPDLLNSTQAIIGLPLREMLERFGHKVVQLFKLILLQKRVLFFHSPVRPLSTSILAMLALFPGVVESGLDNCTALASQPELIIAETLEIPKQFIPPPDEEPAGIFSPQNQSSVYNGLTEKLSSWKDKLAGSTKSADTPTVDATDDSKVSRESSFEDLRAPTAQEMENEKSGRISPSIVAGLPNEDCGLPLQLFGNGYLCHPYLSLSYLDLLSEPNIRGYIVGATNVLFKQKKTLFDAIIELETGRIDITDPELRRQLELTKEDMRFADHIVRLVVQDRTSNTFLDGVGWEGGDEWLRAEFKTYLLFMLRTSLMDDGCKYLDEFNPAFIQAWKATSNYAKWLETPHPAVLELHPGHMFSGQLSISDVKLKISQITQTMQNTEKGRKISNAAASTSRAVANTSKVVGGAISQAKGAFSSWWSTFHQQPTEATEEAEEALGPNGMRMSDIDLTE; the protein is encoded by the exons ATGGAAGAACAAGTAACAgatcaagaagagaaaaagaaagaggagacaAGTACAATAGCTCGGGAATTCAGTCGAGATGCTCCTCCAATATTGCACCTTCTCGTCGTTGGATTTCATCACAAAAAAGGGTGTCAAGTTGAGTATTCATACCCTCCTCTTTGCCCTAACTCTCCTTCCGAATCTCATGAATGTCCGGAAATGTGGAAAAATTTGCCTTCCTTGGCGATGCCAGATGGCTCACATAATTTTGTTGAGGATACCGTCTATTTCCACCTCCCATCAATGGCACATCCAGGCAAAACAGTTTATGGTGTTTCCTCTTATCGCCAAATTGAGGCAAAG ATGCTCTCTAAAAAAACTGCCGACATAACCAGAAGCACTGTCCAGAAAGCTGTATGTGTTCTTTCGAACCTTCCTTTATATGGTCATATCCAAGTAAAAATGGGATTGATCACTGAAGCTTATTTCCGTGAGGGGGATTTTACTCAGTTCATGTTGCTCCATGATGCTTACAACAATCTCAACATGTGTCTAAACCCGGACTTGTTAAATTCTACTCAGGCTATCATTG GGCTACCACTACGTGAGATGCTAGAGAGATTCGGTCACAAAGTAGTCCAACTATTTAAGCTGATTCTACTGCAAAAGCgagttctcttttttcattcaccAGTCCGACCTTTGTCTACATCTATTCTGGCGATGCTTGCACTTTTCCCTGGAGTGGTCGAATCGGGTCTGGATAATTGCACCGCCTTAGCTAGTCAGCCGGAATTAATCATCGCCGAGACGTTGGAAATTCCCAAACAATTCATTCCTCCACCAGATGAGGAACCCGCCGGTATTTTCTCACCTCAAAATCAGTCTAGTGTGTATAACGGACTGACAGAAAAACTATCTTCTTGGAAAGATAAATTAGCTGGAAGTACTAAATCCGCAGATACTCCCACGGTTGACGCTACTGATGATAGCAAAGTAAGCCGGGAAAGTAGCTTTGAAGATCTTCGAGCCCCCACTGCTcaagaaatggaaaacgaG AAATCAGGACGCATTTCTCCCTCTATCGTCGCCGGCCTGCCTAATGAAGACTGTGGATTGCCTCTTCAACTCTTTGGAAAt GGTTATTTGTGTCATCCGTATCTGTCACTTTCATATTTAGACCTCTTGAGCGAGCCTAACATCCGCGGTTACATTGTTGGCGCTACTAATGTGCTATtcaagcagaaaaaaactctttttgaTGCCATCATCGAG TTGGAGACTGGCCGCATCGACATCACCGATCCGGAACTACGTCGTCAACTTGAGTTGACTAAAGAAGACATGCGATTTGCAGATCACATAGTCCGTCTCGTTGTCCAGGATCGAACCAGCAATACCTTTTTGGACGGCGTTGGATGGGAAGGTGGCGACGAGTGGCTGCGGGCTGAGTTTAAGActtatcttctttttatgcTGAGAACATCCTTGATGGACG ATGGATGCAAGTATTTGGATGAATTCAATCCCGCTTTTATCCAAGCATGGAAAGCCACGAGTAACTACGCGAAATGGCTCGAAACTCCACATCCTGCTGTCTTGGAACTCCATCCTGGTCATATGTTCTCCGGCCAGCTATCAATATCGGATGTCAAGCTTAAAATATCTCAAATCACTCA AACGATGCAGAATACGGAAAAGGGGCGGAAGATATCCAATGCGGCCGCTAGCACAAGTCGAGCAGTAGCCAACACCAGTAAAGTTGTTG GAGGGGCTATTTCGCAAGCTAAAGGAGCGTTTTCAAGCTGGTGGAGTACATTTCATCAACAACCGACCGAAGCAACTGAAGAAGCTGAGGAAGCATTAGGACCGAATGGAATGCGAATGTCCGACATTGATCTGACTGAGTGA